One region of Vigna angularis cultivar LongXiaoDou No.4 chromosome 10, ASM1680809v1, whole genome shotgun sequence genomic DNA includes:
- the LOC108334768 gene encoding uncharacterized protein LOC108334768: MGVGTFVELSAVTKLVSSLDFHGEDASSGDLTGGRSVMNAGSCSSSRFASHHVDSLKPWYLSLSETSVASRTPVQQRTPRPSFFKSPAGMVFRRGERVCRESFLPLWKLYRRPYDEMVYRSKMRGPVGRNFRRRHVSFSQRF; the protein is encoded by the exons ATG GGTGTGGGGACATTCGTGGAACTATCGGCAGTGACGAAGCTGGTTTCATCGTTGGATTTCCACGGTGAGGATGCATCATCGGGGGATTTAACTGGAGGAAGGAGCGTGATGAATGCAGGATCATGTTCTTCTTCGCGCTTTGCGTCTCATCACGTTGACTCCCTCAAGCCTTGGTATCTGAGCCTGTCGGAGACGTCAGTGGCGAGCAGAACGCCGGTGCAGCAGCGCACTCCTCGGCCGTCATTTTTTAAATCGCCGGCGGGAATGGTGTTCCGGCGCGGAGAGAGGGTGTGTCGGGAATCGTTCTTGCCGCTGTGGAAGTTATACAGAAGGCCGTATGATGAAATGGTTTACAGATCAAAGATGCGGGGCCCGGTGGGACGTAACTTTAGACGACGACACGTTTCATTTTCTCAACGTTTCTGA